A genomic segment from Nitrosopumilus sp. K4 encodes:
- a CDS encoding ABC transporter permease, producing MSSITPNEIKQEFLRNKIGIAGIVILMILVITSIVAMIVIPVETFKEWNNPSSWISYPKVAIPVWVNFFLNEKIPEHKILEEPNVSYEKSDSISLVSHQFGINFEYDDFPKDFIYEFSAEYSGAPLLQISVIRPDRIELDVLSSSLPYSDDITIHNERVFSTDDAIRKTLMIQSDIFLFSTENMSSEDIIFSKTEQHTPEKGNYVFVINMYGTKAENKITESRIIVGGKAFGIMGTDELRRDLAVGLLWGTPLALFIGLVVAIASVIMGLLYGVYAGYRGRKTDEVMMRFNDVIYALPALPFLIILSVTISNSIFLMIGFLMIFGWVGVAKVARSMALQIKTRGYVEAAKTMGQKNSKIIFRHILPQLLPYAFASIAISVPAAITTEAGLSFLGLGDPSFPTWGQILHDANTYGAAARGMWWWIMPPGIMIAITGLAFVFIGNALDTIVNPKLKR from the coding sequence ATGAGTAGCATCACACCAAATGAAATCAAACAAGAATTTCTTAGAAACAAAATAGGCATAGCAGGAATTGTAATTTTGATGATTCTTGTCATCACATCAATAGTGGCAATGATAGTCATTCCTGTTGAAACATTCAAAGAATGGAATAATCCAAGTAGTTGGATTTCTTATCCAAAGGTAGCAATTCCGGTTTGGGTCAATTTCTTTCTGAATGAAAAAATTCCAGAGCATAAAATTTTAGAGGAGCCAAACGTCAGTTACGAAAAGTCAGATTCAATCTCTCTCGTATCACATCAATTTGGAATAAATTTCGAGTATGATGATTTTCCAAAAGATTTCATTTACGAGTTTTCTGCAGAGTATTCAGGAGCACCATTACTACAAATATCAGTAATCAGACCAGATAGAATTGAATTAGATGTATTATCATCGTCACTTCCGTATTCAGATGACATAACAATACACAATGAACGAGTTTTTTCAACAGATGACGCAATAAGAAAAACACTGATGATTCAATCAGACATATTTTTATTTTCTACTGAAAACATGTCATCTGAAGACATCATTTTTTCAAAAACAGAACAACACACTCCCGAGAAAGGCAACTATGTGTTTGTGATCAACATGTATGGTACAAAAGCAGAAAATAAAATCACAGAATCACGAATAATCGTAGGGGGTAAAGCCTTTGGCATAATGGGAACAGATGAGCTACGAAGAGATCTTGCAGTAGGATTACTCTGGGGAACACCACTAGCATTGTTCATAGGATTAGTGGTTGCAATTGCATCAGTCATCATGGGTTTGCTTTATGGAGTTTATGCAGGATATAGAGGCAGGAAAACAGATGAAGTGATGATGCGATTCAACGATGTGATTTATGCTCTTCCAGCACTCCCATTTCTAATCATCTTATCTGTGACCATAAGCAATAGTATATTTTTGATGATTGGGTTCTTAATGATTTTTGGATGGGTAGGAGTTGCAAAAGTTGCAAGAAGCATGGCATTGCAGATAAAAACAAGAGGATATGTAGAAGCGGCAAAAACCATGGGGCAAAAAAATTCAAAAATTATTTTTAGACATATTTTACCTCAACTGTTACCATATGCATTTGCAAGTATTGCAATATCAGTTCCTGCAGCAATCACAACAGAAGCAGGATTGAGTTTTTTAGGATTAGGAGATCCATCGTTTCCCACATGGGGCCAAATATTACACGATGCAAATACCTACGGGGCAGCAGCAAGAGGAATGTGGTGGTGGATAATGCCACCTGGAATAATGATTGCCATTACAGGATTGGCTTTTGTGTTTATTGGAAATGCACTTGATACCATTGTAAACCCAAAATTAAAGAGATAA
- a CDS encoding Lrp/AsnC ligand binding domain-containing protein produces the protein MTIAYVLLNCELGAEADLIEKLKELEQVKDVFETIGTHDMMVKLEAENFEKIREIVSWNIQKLDKVRSTSTLIRKEN, from the coding sequence ATGACAATTGCGTATGTGTTGTTAAACTGTGAACTTGGTGCAGAAGCAGATCTAATTGAAAAATTAAAAGAATTAGAACAAGTCAAGGACGTATTTGAGACTATAGGTACTCATGATATGATGGTGAAGTTGGAGGCAGAAAATTTTGAAAAGATACGTGAAATAGTATCTTGGAATATTCAAAAACTAGACAAAGTACGTTCAACCTCTACTCTTATACGAAAAGAAAACTAA
- a CDS encoding PfkB family carbohydrate kinase translates to MKLAVFSHCAIDSITLEGSNYPQIGGAACYCGLTAREFKFDVDLFTKFGKDFPHQYLADNKIQYGNAESQNPTTRFAISIVGSDRTLKLENECEPIQYDGTDADGCLISPIYHEISNDVFSKIKNDSNFTLVDPQGFLRQTDSQKNVFLAKTDIDLNKVNAVKVNPEEAKCIVDGTSDEIMLALQKKGVEYVLFTDKLNVSLLVKDKVYSLKLPNREVYDTTGIGDIFCATFCCTMLKEKDFLWALCFAGGSAQAALDTKKVGLQKIPGRRQIEINASYFYNLVKYRQI, encoded by the coding sequence ATGAAACTAGCAGTTTTCTCTCACTGTGCAATTGATTCGATAACATTAGAAGGCTCAAATTATCCTCAAATCGGGGGTGCAGCTTGTTATTGTGGATTAACTGCACGTGAATTCAAATTTGATGTAGATCTATTTACAAAATTTGGCAAAGATTTTCCACATCAATATCTTGCTGATAACAAAATCCAATACGGTAATGCAGAATCACAAAATCCTACAACGCGATTTGCCATAAGTATTGTTGGTTCTGATAGAACATTAAAACTTGAAAATGAATGTGAACCGATTCAATATGACGGGACAGATGCAGACGGATGTTTGATAAGTCCAATTTACCATGAAATTTCAAACGATGTATTTTCTAAAATTAAAAATGACTCTAATTTCACTTTGGTGGATCCACAGGGATTTCTAAGACAAACTGATTCTCAGAAAAATGTTTTTCTTGCAAAAACTGATATTGATTTGAATAAAGTAAATGCAGTTAAAGTTAATCCAGAAGAAGCAAAGTGTATTGTTGATGGCACCTCTGATGAAATAATGTTGGCATTACAGAAAAAAGGCGTAGAGTATGTTTTATTCACTGACAAACTAAATGTTTCACTTTTAGTCAAAGATAAAGTATATTCCTTAAAACTTCCAAATAGGGAAGTTTACGATACTACTGGAATCGGTGATATTTTTTGCGCAACCTTTTGTTGTACTATGTTAAAAGAAAAGGACTTTTTGTGGGCTTTGTGTTTTGCAGGTGGTTCGGCACAAGCAGCACTTGACACTAAAAAAGTTGGATTGCAAAAGATTCCTGGAAGGAGACAAATTGAGATAAATGCTTCTTACTTTTACAATCTTGTTAAATATAGGCAAATTTAG
- a CDS encoding exonuclease SbcC — MVFGWGKKKQEKKSELPIQKQVSLVDVPKIVDDVLSRRTSQTLYEIKSLRDAIHPLMKDLIKIGQTLEKDNLDVDEIDKHLRIIVVRGKKQVIDVIKKDASELPDVKNLDDAQQLDAILNQTLKKIGDVLGRQTRVIHIFAKKYAEKLKEILAQMNSNSAEIRQLLKNHDDSKILSTEILESVEKINNSEHEIKHKEQRIAELRSSIQSIDTKIISLNSSLDKIKSSDEYARYQKLLNSLESIDSEKHQIKNQVDTQFTKISRPLGRYEYVSSDKEQKNLLAKLLEDPISVLISENKDMIIIILENVRKGILSGSISVRDQEKSQDQITETIEMLDSFITIVDGYKQRLEKTKEQIRNFDKSQMEQLEKDLEKSMCEKEDAQQKISTFEYEIKQIQTNIPHIISNLESKLRKFSSVQYTLTI; from the coding sequence ATGGTGTTTGGATGGGGAAAAAAGAAACAAGAAAAAAAATCAGAATTACCCATACAGAAGCAAGTCTCTTTAGTTGATGTTCCGAAAATTGTTGATGATGTGTTGTCTCGTAGGACATCTCAAACACTATATGAAATAAAATCTCTTAGAGATGCGATTCATCCTTTGATGAAAGATTTGATCAAAATTGGTCAAACATTAGAAAAAGACAATCTTGATGTTGATGAAATCGATAAACACCTTAGAATTATTGTTGTAAGGGGGAAAAAACAGGTAATTGATGTCATCAAAAAAGATGCTTCTGAACTTCCTGATGTTAAAAATTTAGATGATGCTCAACAACTTGATGCTATTCTTAATCAGACTCTGAAAAAAATCGGTGACGTATTGGGTCGACAAACTCGTGTTATCCATATTTTTGCAAAAAAATATGCTGAGAAATTAAAAGAGATTTTAGCTCAAATGAATTCAAACTCTGCAGAAATACGCCAGTTACTAAAAAATCATGATGATTCAAAAATCCTTTCCACTGAAATACTTGAATCTGTTGAAAAAATCAATAACTCTGAACATGAAATTAAACACAAAGAACAACGAATCGCTGAACTACGATCATCCATTCAATCAATTGATACAAAAATTATTTCTTTAAACAGTTCTTTAGATAAAATAAAGTCTTCTGATGAATATGCTCGATATCAAAAACTGTTGAATTCTCTTGAATCCATCGATTCTGAAAAACATCAAATAAAAAATCAAGTTGACACTCAATTTACAAAAATCTCTAGGCCTTTGGGTAGATATGAGTATGTTTCATCAGATAAGGAACAAAAAAATTTACTTGCAAAATTACTTGAGGATCCGATATCTGTTCTTATCTCTGAAAATAAAGACATGATAATAATAATTTTGGAGAATGTGAGAAAAGGTATACTGTCAGGTTCTATTTCCGTAAGAGACCAGGAAAAATCCCAAGATCAAATTACCGAAACAATTGAGATGCTTGACTCTTTCATCACAATTGTTGATGGCTATAAACAGAGATTGGAAAAAACTAAAGAACAAATACGTAATTTTGACAAAAGTCAAATGGAACAACTAGAAAAAGATCTGGAAAAATCAATGTGTGAAAAAGAAGACGCACAGCAAAAAATTTCTACATTTGAATATGAGATAAAACAAATCCAAACTAACATACCTCATATAATATCTAATCTTGAGTCAAAACTTAGAAAGTTTTCTAGTGTTCAATATACTCTTACAATCTAG
- a CDS encoding ABC transporter permease — MKKYVATRVATMFVVLMITLLLTISLVGSNMDTILKQGIVFQVRSEITENPAIAESFSSVEEFEMFVQNQIEQRIKALGLDEPWYSPQRIGLTMYKIILLDFGHATFLTSDSGSSDVKEIILEKLPRTILLFTTATVIISLIGIFLGALSGSKVGSVVDRITSSFAIISSSFPVWWIGMLMIFLFAFVYQIFPARATPSIPPSEPGYILALLYHMALPLITIVMIGFGSWAYLVRNFMVGIMQEDFIIAKKTIGISQKKIIYKHALKNAAPPIITILALSLSGSLGGAIITEAVFDWPGMGRLYFEAITVMDLPVIIGATYILTVFFLVSIFIADLLYGYFDPRVRTGQ; from the coding sequence TTGAAAAAATATGTTGCCACAAGAGTTGCAACCATGTTTGTTGTTTTAATGATCACCCTGCTTTTGACAATATCATTAGTCGGTTCAAATATGGATACAATACTCAAACAAGGAATAGTTTTTCAAGTTCGTTCCGAAATAACAGAAAACCCAGCAATTGCAGAGAGTTTTTCATCAGTTGAAGAATTTGAAATGTTTGTACAGAATCAAATCGAGCAAAGGATAAAGGCGCTAGGTCTGGACGAGCCATGGTATTCACCACAAAGAATAGGATTGACAATGTACAAAATCATATTGTTAGATTTTGGACATGCAACATTTCTTACAAGTGATTCGGGATCCTCAGATGTAAAAGAAATAATTTTAGAAAAATTGCCCAGAACAATTTTGCTTTTCACAACAGCTACAGTAATTATTTCATTAATTGGGATTTTCTTAGGCGCATTATCTGGAAGTAAGGTAGGTTCAGTAGTCGACAGAATCACATCTAGTTTTGCAATAATTAGCTCCAGTTTTCCCGTATGGTGGATAGGAATGTTAATGATATTCTTGTTTGCTTTTGTTTATCAAATATTTCCAGCAAGAGCTACCCCATCAATACCACCATCAGAACCAGGCTACATTTTGGCACTACTATACCACATGGCACTTCCGCTAATAACAATCGTAATGATCGGATTTGGATCATGGGCTTACTTGGTTAGGAATTTCATGGTAGGCATAATGCAAGAAGATTTCATAATTGCTAAAAAAACAATAGGGATTAGCCAAAAGAAGATCATCTACAAACATGCACTAAAAAATGCTGCACCACCAATAATTACAATTTTAGCTCTAAGTTTGTCAGGATCTCTGGGAGGTGCAATAATCACTGAAGCAGTGTTTGATTGGCCAGGTATGGGAAGATTATATTTTGAAGCAATTACAGTAATGGATCTTCCGGTCATAATTGGAGCAACATATATCCTCACAGTATTTTTCCTAGTGAGCATATTCATTGCAGATTTACTTTATGGGTATTTTGATCCAAGAGTGAGGACAGGTCAATGA
- a CDS encoding CDP-alcohol phosphatidyltransferase family protein produces MLNNLRDRLKPSLERIGRGFASTGLSPNFWTSIGLVFAIASAVVYGLGMELGLIIGGVLLLVSGFFDMVDGQVARVTGKTSQKGSYLDSMFDKIAEVAIFLGILIGGYAEPYLVFLAITLSLLVSYARAKSDAINVKLQGVGIGERAERLLVIAIIGIIGFMELAVIIVVVIAGITLIQRMIVTARNIKE; encoded by the coding sequence GTGTTAAATAACCTCCGAGATCGATTAAAACCAAGTCTGGAAAGAATTGGTCGAGGATTTGCATCTACTGGTCTTTCTCCGAATTTTTGGACAAGTATTGGTTTAGTATTTGCAATTGCATCTGCTGTTGTTTATGGACTTGGAATGGAGCTTGGTCTGATTATTGGTGGTGTGTTATTGCTTGTATCTGGATTCTTTGACATGGTTGATGGGCAGGTAGCACGTGTTACTGGAAAAACTTCACAAAAAGGCTCTTATCTTGATTCAATGTTTGATAAAATTGCCGAGGTTGCAATATTTCTTGGTATTTTGATTGGAGGTTATGCTGAACCATATCTTGTATTTTTGGCAATTACTCTATCATTGTTGGTTAGCTATGCCAGAGCAAAGTCTGATGCAATTAATGTAAAACTACAGGGTGTTGGCATTGGAGAACGTGCAGAGCGTTTGCTTGTAATTGCAATAATTGGAATAATTGGATTTATGGAGCTTGCTGTAATTATTGTAGTTGTTATTGCAGGAATAACATTGATTCAAAGAATGATTGTGACTGCAAGAAACATTAAAGAATAA
- a CDS encoding Mov34/MPN/PAD-1 family protein produces MLFKKKKFERQVSLRRDVLDSILSYCQMKHPNEGILILKGKSKSGNIMIDGLVIPPFNYTGPTFAGFPHSFLPFDMSYVGIVHSHPSGSAEPSVTDLHNFFGLVSLIVKSPYGDKDIFAWDSGGNSVKLSIV; encoded by the coding sequence ATGCTTTTTAAGAAGAAAAAATTTGAAAGGCAAGTCTCACTACGTCGAGATGTTTTAGACAGCATTCTGTCGTATTGTCAGATGAAGCATCCTAATGAGGGAATTTTGATCCTTAAGGGAAAATCAAAGAGTGGAAATATTATGATTGATGGTTTAGTTATACCTCCTTTTAATTACACAGGACCTACTTTTGCTGGATTTCCCCATTCTTTTTTGCCATTTGATATGAGTTATGTGGGAATTGTACACTCACATCCTAGTGGTTCTGCAGAGCCTTCGGTGACTGATCTTCACAACTTTTTTGGGCTAGTGTCTTTGATTGTAAAATCCCCCTATGGTGACAAAGATATTTTTGCATGGGATAGTGGAGGGAATTCTGTAAAACTTTCAATTGTTTAG
- a CDS encoding NAD(+)/NADH kinase — protein sequence MQIGIYGSGTTDSAAKTIKKILEDVGIKSFTITSKSKSKQADCVIVLGGDKGVRNYFHRTFDSTLPVLGINEGESSGFLAQVDLREFSSFVNILKKQNYTVEEVPRLGVKIDGKNVYPVLNDVAVFSSKSAMLMEHTLRVNGEEVWHDNSDGIIVSTPIGSSAYSMSAGGPVIFQDSDVFEIISVNSLDVTRRPIIVSNTSSIEIDDIAARLHCEVVLDGLDRYKVDKIVECTQFLPPAKIIRLKKDSTAISALAKKVHLAEELLSMPPSSKLLLKTLEYEGALTQKDLANKTLLPDRTVRLALSHLLKKGYVKKKVSIRDARQKIYEISKIE from the coding sequence GTGCAAATAGGCATCTATGGCTCTGGAACGACAGATTCTGCAGCAAAAACAATAAAAAAAATTCTTGAAGATGTTGGAATAAAATCATTTACGATTACCTCTAAATCAAAATCAAAACAAGCAGATTGCGTGATTGTTTTAGGTGGTGATAAGGGCGTTAGAAATTATTTTCATAGAACTTTTGACTCCACTTTGCCTGTTTTGGGAATAAACGAAGGTGAATCTAGTGGCTTTTTAGCTCAAGTTGACCTTCGTGAATTTTCATCATTTGTCAATATTTTAAAAAAACAAAATTACACTGTTGAAGAAGTTCCAAGACTCGGCGTAAAAATTGATGGTAAAAACGTTTATCCTGTATTAAACGATGTTGCTGTTTTTTCATCAAAAAGTGCAATGCTGATGGAACACACACTACGTGTAAATGGTGAAGAGGTTTGGCATGACAATAGTGATGGAATTATCGTTTCCACTCCTATTGGCTCATCTGCATATTCTATGTCTGCTGGTGGACCTGTAATCTTTCAGGATTCTGATGTCTTTGAAATTATTTCTGTAAATTCTTTGGATGTTACACGAAGACCCATTATTGTATCTAATACCAGCTCTATTGAAATTGATGATATTGCTGCAAGATTGCACTGTGAAGTGGTGCTTGATGGTCTAGATAGATACAAGGTAGACAAAATAGTTGAATGCACACAGTTTTTACCTCCTGCGAAAATTATTCGTCTGAAAAAAGACTCTACTGCAATTTCTGCATTGGCAAAGAAAGTTCATCTTGCAGAAGAGTTACTCAGTATGCCTCCCAGCTCCAAATTATTACTAAAAACTTTGGAATATGAAGGTGCATTGACTCAAAAAGATTTGGCTAACAAAACCTTGCTGCCTGATAGGACTGTTAGACTTGCTCTTAGCCATTTACTCAAAAAAGGATATGTGAAAAAGAAAGTTTCAATCCGAGATGCAAGACAAAAAATCTATGAAATATCTAAAATTGAGTGA
- a CDS encoding SRPBCC family protein translates to MVKMSKRSHHTGTVKKSITINASKDKIWRKISNIAGLPEWVIDVKKTIYLTKKKSGVGAIRKITFNDGNTIEEHVVAWKKGEYFTYIATEGLPLRAYVATISINPKSKKSTQLTWQSYLNSKKMSENQFVEFLAFMGSFYEASLENLKEQLEK, encoded by the coding sequence ATGGTAAAAATGTCTAAAAGATCACATCATACAGGTACTGTGAAAAAGAGCATTACAATTAATGCATCAAAAGACAAAATCTGGAGAAAAATAAGCAATATTGCAGGATTGCCTGAATGGGTTATTGACGTAAAAAAAACAATCTACCTAACTAAAAAGAAAAGTGGTGTAGGAGCAATAAGGAAGATCACATTTAACGACGGAAATACAATTGAAGAGCATGTTGTTGCATGGAAAAAGGGAGAATATTTCACATATATTGCAACTGAAGGACTGCCGCTACGTGCTTATGTTGCAACAATTTCAATAAATCCAAAATCAAAAAAATCCACACAGTTAACATGGCAATCTTATCTCAATAGCAAAAAAATGTCTGAAAATCAATTTGTGGAATTTCTTGCATTTATGGGCTCATTTTATGAAGCATCCCTTGAAAATTTAAAAGAGCAATTGGAAAAGTAG
- a CDS encoding 30S ribosomal protein S26e — translation MPLKRASRGRTKGGKGSSGVVQCTNCGQTVPKDKAKKVTSRLNLVEHTLAKELRAQGAYIASPTVLKWYCISCAIHFKILKIRSADNRRKRGKLR, via the coding sequence ATGCCACTAAAGCGTGCAAGTAGAGGTCGAACTAAAGGCGGTAAGGGGTCATCAGGCGTTGTACAGTGTACAAACTGTGGTCAGACAGTTCCAAAAGACAAAGCAAAAAAGGTCACATCAAGACTAAATCTTGTAGAGCACACACTGGCAAAAGAATTACGGGCCCAAGGAGCATATATCGCATCACCGACGGTTCTCAAATGGTATTGTATTTCATGTGCCATACACTTTAAGATTCTAAAAATCAGATCAGCTGACAATAGAAGAAAACGTGGAAAACTACGATAG